The following proteins come from a genomic window of Nitrospira sp.:
- a CDS encoding Twin-arginine translocation protein TatC, whose amino-acid sequence MGQNIHPLASHIQAVKRRLLIIGATVLSALVLTFSFSSEMVAWLNRPFSNQLVFYGPTEALFASIKVSLLAALILSLPVIFYQCWKFIEPALLPKEQRWAIPLFMVAGGLFALGLVFCNVVILPLVIDLFVSFGLDRDITPQLSVGTYIDFNVKFLLIFGCAFELPLAMSLAAMAGVASADSFARYRKHAVLSCLIISAIVTPDATLFTMLLMAVPLMALYEIGILGARLFGRNQNSERIDLPLDPDLPINTAGTRLR is encoded by the coding sequence ATGGGACAGAACATCCATCCGCTTGCTTCCCACATCCAAGCCGTCAAACGACGGCTGCTCATCATCGGTGCGACGGTCTTGAGCGCATTGGTGCTGACCTTCTCTTTTTCCTCCGAAATGGTCGCATGGCTCAACCGACCTTTTTCCAACCAACTGGTGTTTTACGGTCCCACGGAGGCGTTGTTCGCCTCGATCAAGGTGTCGTTGTTGGCGGCTCTCATCCTCAGCTTGCCGGTCATTTTTTATCAGTGTTGGAAGTTCATCGAGCCCGCTCTGTTACCGAAGGAACAGCGTTGGGCGATTCCGCTATTCATGGTGGCGGGAGGGCTGTTTGCATTAGGGTTGGTCTTCTGCAACGTGGTGATTTTGCCGTTGGTGATCGACCTGTTCGTGAGTTTCGGACTCGATCGTGATATCACTCCCCAATTGAGTGTCGGTACCTATATTGATTTTAACGTAAAATTTCTGCTCATCTTCGGCTGTGCCTTCGAACTGCCCTTGGCCATGAGTCTCGCGGCTATGGCGGGAGTGGCATCAGCAGACTCGTTTGCTCGTTACCGTAAACATGCTGTGTTGTCGTGTCTTATTATCTCCGCCATCGTCACTCCTGACGCGACGCTCTTCACCATGCTTTTGATGGCGGTTCCTTTGATGGCGCTGTATGAGATCGGGATTCTCGGCGCCCGGCTTTTCGGGCGGAATCAGAACTCGGAGAGGATCGATTTGCCGCTCGATCCGGATCTCCCGATTAACACCGCCGGGACGAGACTACGATGA
- a CDS encoding Peptidyl-prolyl cis-trans isomerase, whose product MTGKEEKIRATIAVTSKSQPMGEIILRFFHDVAPGHVDNFVKLSREGFYNGTTFHRVIPGFMIQGGDPNSKNSDRSSHGMGGPGYKVKAEFNSTPHKRGIVSMARANDPDSAGSQFFICVADANFLDWQYTVFGEVVSGMEVADKIVNMKRDGHDNPLERAEMTVTISEG is encoded by the coding sequence ATGACTGGTAAAGAGGAAAAGATACGGGCAACAATCGCCGTCACGAGCAAGAGCCAACCTATGGGAGAAATTATACTTAGGTTCTTTCATGATGTGGCGCCCGGCCACGTCGACAATTTTGTCAAACTTTCTCGAGAAGGATTTTATAATGGGACGACGTTTCACCGCGTCATCCCTGGTTTCATGATTCAGGGAGGAGACCCCAACAGTAAGAATTCCGACCGCTCATCCCACGGAATGGGTGGACCTGGTTATAAGGTGAAGGCAGAGTTCAACAGTACGCCGCACAAGCGAGGCATTGTCTCGATGGCTCGCGCGAACGATCCGGATAGCGCCGGGTCCCAGTTCTTTATTTGCGTCGCAGATGCCAATTTCCTCGATTGGCAATATACGGTATTTGGGGAGGTGGTCAGCGGAATGGAGGTGGCCGACAAGATCGTCAATATGAAGCGTGATGGGCATGACAATCCGCTGGAGCGAGCTGAGATGACCGTCACGATTAGTGAAGGTTGA
- a CDS encoding Undecaprenyl-phosphate mannosyltransferase: MDFDLPEYFLLFTMPLVSGADCSIFMPIDESLSVQLVEKALAPSIRYCPVRKNNCVFPLQELSKDEAYVVSDFELAEELIARGADSARIAIGPHDSTDHQYLGYSQVTAGKQLVPPSPFDFKQSIVIVLPTYNERANLEALVLAIGQYLVADILIVDDNSPDGTGELADRLSGKHGHVQVLHRSKKEGLGPAYLAGFTWALQRNYSLIIEMDCDFSHAPWDLPRLVHRSRTADLVIGSRYVPGGGTENWNASRRFVSRCGNTYVSLFLGSAVHDWTGGFRCYRRELLTRMNLATVRTKGYIFQVELAWRAVQLGAEVVELPIRFCDRIEGQSKLGWQSIAEALIEVPKMYLLGGR, translated from the coding sequence GTGGACTTCGACTTGCCCGAGTACTTCCTGTTGTTTACAATGCCGCTCGTCTCCGGAGCAGATTGCAGTATCTTTATGCCAATCGACGAATCACTTTCCGTGCAATTAGTAGAGAAGGCCTTGGCACCTTCAATACGCTACTGTCCCGTCCGCAAGAACAACTGTGTCTTTCCTCTCCAAGAGCTGAGCAAAGATGAAGCCTACGTCGTCTCGGACTTCGAGCTTGCTGAGGAACTGATCGCTCGAGGTGCCGACAGCGCACGCATCGCCATCGGCCCACACGATTCTACTGACCACCAGTATCTAGGATATTCCCAAGTGACGGCAGGTAAACAACTGGTCCCCCCCTCACCGTTCGATTTCAAACAATCGATCGTCATTGTCCTCCCGACTTACAATGAACGAGCCAATCTTGAGGCGCTTGTGCTGGCGATCGGTCAATATCTTGTGGCCGATATCTTAATCGTTGATGATAACTCGCCGGACGGAACCGGAGAGCTAGCCGATCGGCTTAGTGGCAAGCATGGACATGTACAGGTCCTGCACCGGTCGAAAAAAGAAGGGCTTGGACCGGCTTATTTGGCGGGCTTCACGTGGGCGCTGCAGCGCAATTACAGCCTCATCATCGAAATGGATTGCGACTTCAGCCATGCTCCCTGGGATCTGCCCCGGTTGGTACACCGCAGCCGAACCGCCGATCTCGTGATTGGAAGTCGCTATGTACCCGGCGGAGGAACCGAAAATTGGAACGCAAGCCGTCGTTTTGTCTCTCGCTGCGGAAATACCTACGTCAGCCTCTTCCTCGGTTCGGCCGTCCACGACTGGACAGGAGGATTCCGCTGTTATCGCCGTGAGCTCTTGACGCGGATGAACCTTGCAACCGTCCGGACGAAAGGGTACATCTTTCAAGTAGAGCTGGCCTGGCGAGCAGTACAGCTGGGCGCGGAGGTAGTGGAATTACCCATCCGCTTTTGTGACCGCATTGAAGGCCAAAGCAAGCTCGGTTGGCAGTCCATCGCCGAAGCGCTGATAGAGGTACCTAAGATGTACCTCCTGGGTGGTCGATAA
- a CDS encoding Ferredoxin--NADP(+) reductase, actinobacterial (eukaryote-like) type — protein sequence MSGTHGHAVIVAGAGPAGMAVASALSKAGHEIIILNRDIKFGGLAEYGIFPSKLKLRGGLKKQYWELLQQKNVHYFGNVSIGNGKDLTVEDVRGLGASAVVFTIGAQGTKAIGVEGDSAQGVFHAKDVVYHFNRLPGFGDRPFEVGKHVAVIGAGDVMVDIAHWLIRYKKVGRVTAIVRRGPVERKYNPKEIRSICANMDLEGIKAEFERIKDRLAKVGQNPDEVLQAFTHEFTKCEPKVSETKMGFRFLASPKRILVGGDNRVRGLEMEDNRLDPKGEDTVAVGLKQYYEFPCDSVVFAVGDKVDETVGLPYKNGMFTTNPNKTGNDPDDALFQAYDESMGTVMDGVFLAGWARKASEGLVGVAKRDGDWCAEVVERYLTSKNGTDAKIVLDRLHALLRKRQSRPVDINGLRALDVAERSFAGKADCIGEFKFSANQDMLKYIEQGNV from the coding sequence ATGAGCGGGACACATGGGCATGCGGTTATTGTGGCAGGAGCAGGACCGGCTGGTATGGCTGTTGCCAGCGCGCTTTCAAAAGCCGGCCACGAAATCATTATTCTCAATCGTGATATCAAATTTGGAGGATTGGCTGAATATGGGATATTCCCTTCTAAGCTGAAGCTGCGTGGTGGACTTAAGAAACAATACTGGGAGCTTCTTCAGCAAAAGAATGTTCATTACTTTGGCAATGTCTCCATCGGGAACGGAAAGGACCTCACGGTCGAAGATGTGCGCGGGTTGGGTGCAAGCGCGGTTGTCTTCACGATCGGTGCGCAAGGAACCAAAGCCATTGGCGTTGAAGGGGACTCGGCTCAAGGCGTATTTCACGCGAAGGATGTGGTGTATCACTTCAATCGGTTACCGGGTTTTGGCGATCGTCCGTTTGAAGTGGGGAAACATGTCGCCGTGATCGGAGCGGGAGATGTGATGGTAGATATTGCTCACTGGTTGATCCGCTATAAGAAAGTTGGGAGGGTCACGGCAATTGTCAGACGGGGACCCGTGGAACGCAAGTACAATCCAAAAGAAATTCGCAGCATCTGTGCCAATATGGATCTAGAGGGAATCAAAGCCGAGTTCGAGCGCATCAAGGACCGTCTTGCCAAGGTCGGCCAGAATCCTGATGAAGTCTTACAAGCATTCACCCACGAGTTTACTAAATGCGAGCCCAAGGTGAGTGAGACGAAGATGGGATTTCGGTTCCTTGCATCACCAAAGCGTATTCTGGTTGGCGGTGACAATCGGGTTCGTGGACTGGAAATGGAAGATAACCGGCTCGACCCTAAAGGAGAAGATACCGTCGCCGTGGGGCTGAAACAGTATTATGAATTTCCCTGTGATTCGGTTGTTTTTGCTGTCGGCGACAAGGTAGATGAAACGGTCGGTCTACCCTATAAGAACGGTATGTTTACCACGAACCCGAACAAGACCGGCAATGATCCCGATGATGCGCTCTTTCAGGCCTACGATGAATCTATGGGCACGGTCATGGACGGCGTGTTTTTGGCCGGTTGGGCTCGAAAAGCCAGTGAGGGTCTCGTCGGCGTCGCGAAGCGTGACGGAGATTGGTGTGCGGAAGTCGTCGAGCGCTATCTGACATCCAAGAACGGTACCGATGCCAAGATCGTGCTGGATCGCTTGCACGCACTTCTTCGAAAGCGTCAAAGTCGTCCAGTCGACATAAATGGCTTACGGGCACTCGATGTGGCAGAACGCTCATTCGCCGGGAAAGCAGACTGTATCGGAGAGTTTAAATTTTCAGCAAATCAAGACATGCTCAAATATATTGAACAAGGGAATGTATAA
- a CDS encoding NAD kinase, which produces MKSKSVGILTKPKFPEVKATLLGVVAWLRARSINVILDTTSATLLNEPGGIQKTQLTEKADVLLVLGGDGTILNAARLAAERSIPIVGVNMGGLGFLTEVRLDNLYPSLERVFANDFTLDERLMLATHVHRHGETVARGIVLNDVVISKGTLARMIELQIAIEGQFVANLRGDGLIIGTPTGSTAYSLSAGGPIMTPALQALILTPICPHTLTHRPLIVPGDVVIEVTLTSKDDGSMATLDGQVGVAMTQGDTAVIQASDYRTRLIRFPESHYYEVLREKLKWGHV; this is translated from the coding sequence ATGAAAAGTAAAAGTGTCGGAATTCTCACCAAGCCAAAATTTCCTGAGGTCAAAGCCACATTACTCGGAGTCGTTGCCTGGCTCCGAGCCCGCAGCATCAACGTTATTCTCGATACGACGTCTGCAACGTTATTGAACGAACCGGGCGGGATTCAGAAAACGCAACTTACCGAAAAGGCCGATGTGCTGTTAGTGCTGGGCGGAGACGGAACCATTCTGAATGCCGCAAGGCTGGCAGCGGAACGGAGCATTCCTATCGTGGGGGTCAACATGGGGGGGCTCGGATTTTTAACCGAGGTGCGGCTGGACAATCTCTATCCTTCGCTGGAGCGAGTATTCGCCAACGACTTTACCCTCGATGAACGACTGATGTTGGCGACGCACGTTCATCGGCACGGAGAAACAGTCGCGCGAGGAATCGTACTCAACGATGTCGTCATCAGTAAAGGCACCCTCGCTCGTATGATCGAACTACAGATCGCCATAGAAGGCCAGTTCGTGGCCAACCTACGAGGTGACGGCTTGATCATCGGAACACCCACAGGCTCTACCGCCTATTCCCTCTCTGCGGGAGGTCCCATCATGACTCCCGCCCTTCAGGCGCTCATCTTGACTCCAATCTGTCCGCATACATTGACCCATCGCCCATTGATCGTACCAGGCGATGTCGTCATTGAAGTGACGTTGACCAGTAAGGATGACGGATCAATGGCCACTCTCGATGGGCAAGTCGGCGTTGCCATGACACAGGGTGATACAGCCGTCATTCAGGCTTCAGACTATCGGACAAGATTGATTAGATTTCCAGAAAGTCACTATTACGAAGTATTGCGGGAGAAGTTGAAATGGGGGCACGTGTGA